The Chryseobacterium sp. 52 genome includes a region encoding these proteins:
- a CDS encoding N-6 DNA methylase: MGFNKKEHLLDNISVLQLVFDLEKQNRLPSEAERKQLMQYSGFGGLKLVLNPAGSPSDINQWSKYERDLFSTTQELHRILYENASDEKQYHRYVESMRSSVLTAFYTPLPIIKSVENALREKGIVIERLLDPSAGTGAFIECFKHARTSVSAYEKEVLTGKILQKLYPDSNIRISGFEEVPDDEKESYDLITSNIPFGDVSVFDLSYSRGSNEAKRQAARSIHNYFFLKGVDMLRNGGILAYITSQGVLNSPSNEPVRKALMQSCNLVSAVRLPNNLFADHAGTEVGSDLIILQKNSVKQKLTDKELDFCKASIYSDGTPGNELFQDMRRIIHTSLYKGTDPYGRPSWIYEHSSGAEGIAKDLKHMLDADFSSHLNFELYNKRDQAQFGAAVTSELLQSEKEIEQYRDHQPAQKELTSSKLQTGKEVQLSLFDLFENPPQNAIKRSASPVKRKRTSVKKAKVVQGGLFEQELPLKDSLAAQAQSSPKENRKPVVGDLFSVNTHEKPSEDPAVIPEPTLYMGSIHSFHRNECLVSDNGWVGYLKGFSYDKDKTVFHPLALTLSQKLRAENYIVLRDTYHDLYQKEAEKHTEQTKERETLNLLYDSFVKKFGHLNSAENIKLIKTDSVGKEMPYLERTIGGVIHKADIFRQPVSFSAIVIKTDDPNEVLAASLNRFARVDFDYMSQISGLSEYDLKTALKGKIFFNPTEKQYEVSEKLVAGNVVEKIEAIQNYLGLNPDDKEAAESLKSLQQAVPRRIEFEELDFNLGERWIGTDLYNRFASHLFDTEVHIHYAENTDDFSLSCNKKNIHIYEKYAIQSESRLYDGIALLKHALVNTTPDITKKVDIGGQETKVRDMEAIQMANSKIDEIRQAFTHWLYEQNDDFKKELTDRYNAIFNCFVRPQYDGSHQEFPGLDRKALGITDLYPSQKDAVWMIKLNGGAICDHEVGAGKTLIMCCGAQEMKRLGLAHKPMIIGLKANIHEIAETYRTAYPNAKILYPGKDDFTPQKRLKIFGDIKNNDWDCIILTHDQFGMIPQSPEMQKEILQAELDSVEENLEALKAQGKEISRAMLKGVFVRKQNLEVRLKTLEYDIENRKDDIVDFKMMGIDHILVDESHRFKNLMFNTRHERVSGLGNMQGSQKALNLLFALRTIQERTGKDLGATFLSGTTISNSLTELYLLFKYLRPQALEKQGISCFDAWAAIYARKTTDYEFSVANTIVQKERFRYFIKVPELAQFYSEITDYRTAEDIGIDRPEKNEILYNIPPTSDQEAFIKNLMLLAKNGDATLLGRLPLSKREEKAKMLIATDYARKMSLDMRLVSSRYADHPDNKASHCAGKLAEYYKKFDAQKCTQFVFSDLGTYKPGEWNVYSEIKQKLVNQYGIPAYEVRFIQEAKNDKQRRELISGMNEGKIRVLFGSTDMLGTGVNAQKRAVAVHHLDTPWRPSDLAQRDGRAIRKGNDIAKFFAGNKVDVIIYAVEKSLDSYKFNLLYNKQVFISQLKNNSLGKRIIDEGSMDEQSGMNFSEYVAILSGNTDLLDKAKLEKKVTSLENERFAFTRSKFHSKYRLEDSANTLAEIKSRVERFETDWGNLQNRLKRTPDGNMINAIELTGLSPGADVKQIGARLNLLSEKARTEGQYEEIGFLYGFSLLVKTEISQKEGSDYKINRFFITGEGNIKYSFNNGLMASDPKLASMNFLNALEKIPGMIEQERSKAVLIEKDLVVLQEIVHSTWDKESKLIALKTELAAIDRKIMLSIAPEVQEDCPETKISGTSEDKKQNDLPFKIKLK; the protein is encoded by the coding sequence ATGGGCTTCAATAAAAAGGAGCACCTGCTTGATAATATTTCAGTGCTCCAATTGGTCTTTGACCTAGAGAAGCAAAATCGCCTGCCCAGTGAAGCAGAAAGAAAACAATTGATGCAGTACAGTGGCTTTGGAGGTCTTAAATTGGTGCTCAACCCCGCGGGTAGTCCTTCAGATATCAACCAATGGTCAAAATATGAAAGGGATTTATTTTCTACTACACAGGAGCTCCATCGGATTTTGTATGAAAATGCTTCCGATGAAAAACAGTATCATCGCTACGTGGAGAGCATGAGAAGCTCTGTCCTCACTGCCTTTTACACTCCTCTTCCTATCATTAAGTCTGTTGAAAATGCCTTACGGGAAAAAGGAATTGTTATAGAAAGGCTCTTGGATCCATCGGCGGGAACCGGCGCATTTATCGAGTGCTTTAAACATGCACGGACCTCTGTTTCAGCGTACGAAAAAGAAGTGTTAACAGGAAAGATTCTGCAAAAACTTTACCCTGACAGCAATATCCGGATATCCGGTTTTGAAGAAGTCCCTGATGATGAAAAAGAAAGTTATGATCTTATCACCAGTAATATCCCTTTTGGTGATGTATCGGTATTTGATCTTTCCTATTCAAGAGGCAGCAATGAGGCAAAGAGGCAGGCTGCACGAAGTATTCACAATTATTTTTTTCTCAAAGGGGTTGATATGCTCCGCAATGGAGGCATACTCGCCTATATTACGTCACAAGGTGTCCTTAACAGCCCCTCCAACGAGCCTGTTCGTAAAGCTTTAATGCAGAGCTGTAATCTGGTATCGGCTGTAAGGCTTCCCAATAATCTATTTGCTGATCATGCAGGTACTGAGGTGGGCAGTGATCTGATTATTCTTCAGAAGAATTCTGTAAAGCAGAAACTAACCGATAAGGAACTGGACTTCTGCAAGGCTAGTATCTATTCCGATGGTACTCCCGGTAATGAACTGTTTCAGGATATGCGTCGCATCATTCATACTTCGTTATACAAAGGTACTGATCCCTACGGCAGGCCCTCATGGATCTATGAACATAGTAGTGGAGCAGAGGGGATTGCCAAAGACCTTAAGCATATGCTTGATGCCGATTTTTCTAGTCACCTGAATTTTGAGCTGTACAATAAGCGGGACCAAGCCCAGTTTGGTGCTGCTGTTACCAGTGAGCTTCTGCAATCAGAAAAAGAAATCGAACAGTACAGGGATCATCAACCTGCTCAAAAGGAGCTCACCTCTTCCAAGCTGCAGACTGGAAAAGAAGTACAGCTAAGCCTATTTGATCTTTTTGAAAATCCCCCTCAAAATGCTATTAAAAGAAGTGCTTCACCTGTTAAGAGAAAGAGGACTTCCGTAAAGAAAGCAAAGGTTGTACAGGGAGGTTTATTTGAGCAGGAACTGCCATTAAAAGATTCTTTGGCAGCCCAAGCCCAGAGCTCCCCAAAAGAAAATAGAAAACCCGTTGTTGGCGATCTTTTTTCAGTAAATACCCATGAAAAGCCAAGTGAAGATCCTGCTGTTATTCCCGAACCTACACTTTATATGGGATCAATCCATTCTTTTCACCGCAATGAATGTTTGGTGAGCGATAATGGATGGGTCGGCTATTTGAAAGGTTTTAGCTATGATAAAGACAAAACGGTATTTCATCCTTTAGCGCTAACTCTATCGCAGAAATTAAGAGCCGAAAACTATATTGTCCTGCGCGATACTTACCACGATCTCTACCAAAAGGAGGCTGAAAAGCATACCGAGCAGACAAAAGAGCGGGAAACCCTTAACCTGTTGTATGATTCGTTCGTTAAAAAATTCGGGCATTTAAATTCTGCTGAAAATATAAAGCTGATCAAAACTGATTCTGTGGGCAAAGAAATGCCTTATCTGGAACGGACGATTGGTGGTGTAATTCATAAGGCAGATATATTCCGTCAGCCGGTAAGCTTTTCTGCTATCGTTATAAAAACCGATGATCCTAACGAGGTGCTGGCAGCATCTCTTAACCGCTTTGCAAGAGTTGATTTTGATTATATGTCTCAAATCAGCGGTTTGTCCGAATACGATTTGAAAACAGCCTTAAAAGGCAAGATATTTTTTAATCCGACAGAAAAGCAGTATGAAGTATCAGAAAAATTGGTTGCAGGAAATGTCGTAGAAAAAATTGAGGCCATTCAAAACTACCTTGGATTAAATCCTGACGATAAAGAAGCTGCTGAAAGCCTTAAATCCCTACAGCAGGCTGTTCCCCGACGAATAGAATTTGAAGAACTGGATTTTAATCTGGGTGAACGCTGGATCGGTACTGATCTCTATAACCGTTTTGCCTCTCATCTTTTCGATACAGAAGTACATATTCATTACGCGGAGAATACCGATGATTTTTCACTGAGCTGCAATAAGAAAAACATCCACATCTATGAGAAATATGCCATCCAATCAGAAAGCCGTTTATATGATGGTATAGCACTTTTAAAGCATGCACTGGTCAATACCACTCCCGATATTACAAAGAAAGTGGACATTGGTGGTCAGGAAACCAAGGTTCGTGATATGGAAGCCATACAAATGGCCAACTCGAAAATTGATGAGATCAGGCAGGCCTTTACCCATTGGCTCTATGAACAGAATGACGATTTTAAAAAGGAGCTTACCGACCGTTACAATGCTATTTTTAACTGTTTTGTTCGCCCTCAGTATGATGGAAGCCATCAGGAGTTTCCGGGACTGGACCGAAAAGCATTGGGAATTACAGATCTGTACCCAAGCCAAAAAGATGCGGTATGGATGATCAAGCTCAATGGCGGTGCGATCTGCGACCACGAGGTGGGAGCAGGTAAAACACTTATTATGTGCTGCGGAGCACAGGAAATGAAACGTCTGGGACTGGCCCACAAACCGATGATTATAGGATTAAAGGCCAACATCCATGAGATTGCAGAAACTTATCGTACCGCCTACCCCAATGCCAAGATTCTCTATCCTGGCAAGGATGATTTTACGCCACAGAAAAGATTAAAAATTTTCGGAGATATTAAAAATAACGACTGGGACTGTATCATTCTGACCCATGACCAATTTGGGATGATCCCACAGTCTCCCGAAATGCAGAAGGAAATATTACAGGCTGAACTCGATAGCGTTGAAGAAAATTTAGAAGCGTTGAAAGCACAGGGCAAAGAAATATCAAGAGCCATGCTCAAAGGGGTATTTGTGCGGAAGCAAAACCTTGAAGTCAGATTAAAAACACTCGAGTATGATATTGAAAACCGCAAAGATGATATCGTAGACTTCAAGATGATGGGCATTGACCATATTCTGGTTGATGAAAGCCATCGGTTTAAAAATCTGATGTTCAATACCCGGCATGAAAGGGTTTCAGGACTTGGCAATATGCAAGGCAGCCAAAAAGCGCTTAATCTGCTCTTTGCACTGCGTACCATTCAGGAAAGAACGGGAAAAGACCTTGGTGCTACCTTTCTTTCAGGCACTACCATCAGCAATTCACTGACGGAGCTTTATCTGCTTTTTAAATACCTGCGTCCACAGGCTCTGGAAAAGCAGGGGATTTCCTGTTTTGATGCATGGGCAGCCATTTATGCAAGAAAGACGACGGATTATGAATTTTCCGTGGCCAATACCATTGTTCAGAAAGAGCGGTTTCGCTACTTCATTAAAGTGCCTGAACTGGCCCAGTTTTATTCTGAAATCACCGATTACAGAACTGCGGAAGATATTGGGATAGACCGCCCTGAAAAGAACGAGATTTTATATAACATTCCGCCGACGTCCGATCAGGAAGCCTTTATTAAAAACCTGATGCTGCTTGCTAAAAATGGCGATGCCACTCTTCTTGGTCGGCTCCCTCTTTCAAAGAGGGAGGAAAAGGCAAAAATGCTGATTGCAACCGACTATGCCCGAAAGATGTCGCTGGATATGAGGCTGGTGAGTTCCAGGTATGCCGATCATCCTGATAATAAAGCATCTCATTGTGCGGGTAAGCTTGCTGAGTACTATAAAAAGTTCGATGCGCAAAAATGCACACAGTTCGTATTCTCAGATCTGGGTACCTATAAGCCCGGTGAATGGAATGTCTATTCTGAGATTAAGCAGAAACTGGTCAATCAGTACGGAATTCCGGCATATGAGGTCCGCTTCATTCAGGAGGCGAAGAATGATAAACAGCGCAGGGAGCTTATCAGTGGGATGAATGAGGGAAAGATACGGGTGCTGTTTGGGTCAACCGATATGCTTGGAACAGGGGTGAATGCACAAAAAAGAGCTGTTGCAGTCCATCATCTGGATACTCCATGGAGGCCCAGTGACCTTGCCCAAAGGGATGGTCGGGCCATCCGAAAAGGCAATGATATTGCCAAATTCTTTGCCGGCAATAAAGTCGATGTCATTATTTATGCCGTCGAAAAATCATTGGACAGCTATAAGTTTAATTTGTTGTATAACAAGCAGGTGTTCATCAGCCAGCTTAAAAATAATAGTTTAGGCAAGCGCATCATTGATGAAGGGTCAATGGATGAACAGTCGGGAATGAATTTTTCTGAATATGTAGCTATATTATCAGGCAATACCGATCTGCTGGACAAGGCGAAGCTCGAAAAAAAGGTTACTTCATTAGAAAATGAACGGTTTGCCTTTACCCGCTCAAAATTCCACTCTAAGTACAGGCTTGAAGATTCTGCCAATACCCTGGCGGAGATAAAATCCCGTGTGGAAAGATTTGAAACGGATTGGGGAAATCTTCAGAATCGATTGAAGAGAACACCGGATGGCAATATGATCAATGCTATTGAACTTACCGGCCTTTCACCGGGAGCAGATGTGAAACAGATTGGAGCCAGGTTAAACCTGCTTTCTGAAAAGGCACGAACTGAAGGGCAGTATGAAGAAATAGGCTTTCTTTATGGTTTTTCACTCCTTGTTAAAACTGAAATTTCTCAAAAAGAAGGATCAGACTATAAGATCAACCGTTTTTTTATAACGGGCGAAGGCAATATTAAGTATTCTTTTAACAATGGGCTGATGGCCTCAGACCCTAAATTAGCTTCCATGAATTTTTTGAATGCCCTGGAAAAAATACCCGGTATGATAGAACAGGAGAGGAGTAAGGCCGTGCTTATAGAAAAAGATCTGGTGGTACTTCAGGAAATCGTCCATTCCACTTGGGATAAAGAATCTAAACTTATTGCTTTAAAAACAGAATTAGCAGCTATTGATAGAAAAATTATGCTATCAATTGCCCCTGAAGTACAGGAAGATTGCCCGGAAACTAAGATTTCGGGTACATCAGAAGATAAAAAACAGAATGACTTACCGTTTAAAATAAAGCTAAAGTGA
- a CDS encoding peroxiredoxin family protein codes for MIRKAKVIGILTAAFVLVVLFSCKPKKQQVEIKPLTDNIGEKFELTDIVDTSRNSVTLDFSASEINIVDIWHNECPPCLEEIKEVPDLIKGKEGKVAVYCLSMSQFWLWKKTMKEHKGAFDFLAVVEPNLKHYNLMTKDNPRFKNTISTDRLKELRRRYKMQWNPAYFVIDRNGKILSRPNSIVEFLKELRQ; via the coding sequence ATGATAAGAAAAGCAAAAGTGATCGGAATCCTAACTGCAGCATTCGTTTTGGTGGTTCTGTTTTCATGCAAGCCTAAAAAGCAGCAGGTTGAGATCAAGCCATTAACAGATAATATAGGCGAGAAGTTTGAGCTCACAGATATTGTTGATACATCAAGGAACAGCGTAACTTTAGATTTTTCTGCATCTGAAATCAATATTGTTGATATATGGCATAATGAGTGTCCTCCATGTCTTGAGGAGATCAAAGAGGTTCCAGATCTGATAAAAGGTAAGGAAGGTAAGGTTGCGGTATACTGTCTTTCGATGTCACAGTTCTGGCTATGGAAGAAAACCATGAAAGAACATAAAGGAGCTTTTGATTTTTTAGCAGTTGTCGAGCCTAACTTAAAACATTATAATCTGATGACTAAAGACAACCCGCGGTTCAAAAATACGATCTCCACGGATCGTTTGAAAGAGCTTCGGAGGCGTTATAAAATGCAGTGGAATCCTGCCTATTTTGTAATTGATAGGAATGGAAAAATTCTTTCAAGGCCCAACAGTATTGTAGAATTCTTAAAAGAATTAAGACAATAA
- a CDS encoding TetR/AcrR family transcriptional regulator — protein sequence MTRKIPDGPFRNKERTKKILIESVGEILTKEGFTGLNISQIAAKAQVDRKLIYEYFGGLEGLVKEYLNTRDFWKFNSEQIEQSIEGDTEDLGKRTTYMVLEKQLDSLMNNEEMRRIITWSLCEDLKPLRELNKDREALAEPFFNTVTDNHFRDKNKNLRAVMAILISSNYYMTLISQMNGSTICGIDLQKPEDREEIKKTLKQIIDWSYL from the coding sequence ATGACCAGGAAAATCCCAGACGGACCTTTTAGGAATAAAGAGAGAACGAAGAAGATACTCATAGAATCGGTAGGTGAAATTTTAACAAAAGAAGGTTTTACAGGCTTAAATATCAGCCAGATTGCGGCAAAAGCGCAAGTTGACAGGAAATTAATCTATGAATATTTTGGCGGACTGGAAGGATTGGTTAAAGAATACCTGAACACCAGAGATTTTTGGAAGTTTAATTCAGAACAGATAGAACAGTCAATAGAAGGTGATACGGAAGATCTGGGGAAAAGAACGACCTATATGGTATTGGAAAAACAGCTTGATTCATTGATGAACAACGAAGAAATGCGAAGAATAATTACGTGGTCGCTTTGCGAGGATTTAAAACCGTTGAGGGAGCTCAATAAAGATCGTGAGGCATTGGCAGAACCGTTTTTCAATACGGTTACTGACAATCACTTCAGGGATAAAAACAAAAACCTCAGAGCTGTTATGGCTATTTTGATCAGTTCCAATTACTATATGACCCTGATCAGTCAGATGAATGGGAGCACGATTTGCGGAATCGATCTTCAAAAGCCTGAGGATAGGGAAGAAATAAAGAAAACCCTCAAACAGATCATAGACTGGTCCTATCTGTAG
- a CDS encoding type IX secretion system membrane protein PorP/SprF — MKILQYIILTAALMLSGKAYPQLNAMGSTYFQNQYLANPAMAGVQKGWQIGAAYKVQWTAIDGSPSMQAFSLTKGIANTRLGFGLSLYNESAGVIHRTSIKATYAYHLPLNNNAAFIDFGLSAGLMNEWIDFLKITGDTDDQSLQQFNARKLYLDGDFGIALRNGPLIIQAGIPNLKSFLNRDLRKNSADRSSYMGAVSYRFTGQGGAISSVEPKLIYRGIHNYKNIVDLGAQMQFWEDKLTVHSMYHSTNSMTVGIGTLYQNQLHILCFYTTGTSDLGTYSNGEFEIALRFQFR; from the coding sequence ATGAAAATATTACAATATATCATACTGACAGCAGCATTGATGCTTTCAGGCAAAGCTTACCCACAGCTTAATGCGATGGGCAGCACGTACTTTCAAAATCAATATCTGGCCAACCCGGCAATGGCGGGGGTTCAAAAAGGATGGCAAATTGGAGCGGCTTATAAAGTGCAGTGGACAGCTATTGACGGATCTCCTTCTATGCAGGCTTTCTCACTTACTAAAGGTATAGCCAACACCAGACTTGGATTCGGTCTCAGCTTATATAACGAAAGTGCGGGTGTAATCCACCGCACCAGTATAAAAGCAACCTATGCCTATCATCTCCCTTTAAATAACAATGCTGCTTTTATTGATTTTGGCCTTTCAGCAGGCCTTATGAACGAATGGATTGATTTTCTCAAGATAACAGGTGATACTGATGATCAAAGCCTGCAGCAGTTTAATGCCCGAAAATTATATCTTGATGGGGACTTTGGCATCGCGCTTAGAAACGGGCCGTTGATTATTCAGGCGGGTATACCCAATTTAAAAAGTTTTCTCAATAGAGACCTCAGGAAAAATAGCGCTGACCGTTCCTCTTATATGGGAGCAGTAAGCTATAGGTTTACCGGGCAGGGAGGAGCCATCAGCAGTGTAGAGCCAAAACTCATCTATCGGGGGATCCATAACTATAAAAATATCGTAGACCTAGGGGCACAAATGCAATTCTGGGAAGACAAACTTACCGTACACAGTATGTATCACAGTACCAATAGCATGACCGTTGGTATAGGCACTCTCTACCAAAATCAATTGCATATTTTATGCTTTTATACAACAGGTACATCGGATTTAGGGACATATAGTAACGGCGAATTTGAAATCGCCCTACGTTTTCAGTTTAGATAA